From the genome of Homalodisca vitripennis isolate AUS2020 chromosome 8, UT_GWSS_2.1, whole genome shotgun sequence, one region includes:
- the LOC124367601 gene encoding putative gustatory receptor 2a, with amino-acid sequence MRLVICQSVNKDLKPSLRKQLEVFLLQLIHHNTKFSARGFFQIHNETLTSMAGAVTTYLVILIQFQTERQTT; translated from the exons ATGAGGCTGGTGATTTGTCAGTCGGTAAACAAAGATCTGAAACCAAGCTTAAGGAAACAG CTGGAAGTGTTTCTGCTGCAGTTAATTCATCACAACACAAAATTTTCCGCTCGCGGGTTTTTCCAGATCCACAACGAGACCCTCACATCG atggctggagcggtgacaacTTACCTGGTGATACTGATCCAGTTCCAGACAGAGCGA